A single window of Methanobrevibacter wolinii SH DNA harbors:
- a CDS encoding MmgE/PrpD family protein, with translation MIVKKFADFIVNLKYENISKNAIQQAELCLIDYIGVYLRGKNEIAPQILKKSINLIDHSYSNNMLGEAMFLGTASHVLDLDDGHDIARVHLGTVAFSTAFALCNKLSVTGKQFIEAIVAGYEIGIVLGSIANPNHRNQGFHSTGTIGTFVAGAVASKIIGLDYYQTIQCLGLCGTQSAGLLESDHQGTMAKAFHSGSAASNGILSAFLAYNGFTGAESIIDGDEGFLKSMAIGDIRSGKSLKEVNKNKIERNLYRLTDEFQIEDIYFKLYPFCRHIHSSIESSLYLNNIIKKDYTAIDTIDIYTYKTASEHDNYNPINAEELRQSLPYAVAIAIVCGEVGLTKINFLIQDGLFKDIGDVEDDKVHDIKVIVDKIHIHDKKEFDNLEAGARPANVKIKLNEEYRGGVFEHTTIFPKGNKRNPVKPGEVIDKFRKLNPRYPIKKLNAIDYIESSKMNELLNMLLNYD, from the coding sequence ATGATAGTTAAGAAATTTGCTGATTTTATTGTTAATTTAAAATATGAAAACATAAGTAAAAATGCTATTCAACAAGCAGAATTATGTCTTATTGATTATATTGGGGTTTATTTAAGAGGAAAAAATGAAATTGCTCCTCAAATTTTAAAAAAATCTATTAATCTTATTGATCATTCATATTCTAATAATATGCTTGGTGAAGCTATGTTTTTAGGTACAGCTTCTCATGTCTTAGATTTAGATGATGGTCATGATATTGCTCGTGTTCATTTAGGTACTGTTGCATTTTCTACTGCATTTGCATTATGTAATAAACTTTCTGTTACAGGTAAACAATTTATAGAGGCTATTGTTGCAGGTTATGAAATTGGAATAGTTCTTGGAAGTATTGCAAATCCTAACCATAGAAATCAAGGTTTTCATTCAACAGGTACTATTGGAACATTCGTTGCAGGTGCTGTTGCAAGTAAAATTATTGGGCTTGATTATTATCAAACTATTCAATGTTTAGGTTTATGTGGTACTCAATCTGCAGGACTTTTAGAATCTGATCATCAAGGAACAATGGCAAAGGCATTCCATTCTGGTAGTGCTGCATCTAATGGAATTTTATCTGCATTTTTAGCTTATAATGGATTTACTGGCGCTGAATCTATTATTGATGGGGATGAAGGTTTTTTAAAATCTATGGCTATTGGGGATATACGTTCTGGTAAATCTCTTAAGGAAGTTAATAAAAATAAAATTGAAAGGAATCTTTATAGATTAACTGATGAATTTCAAATTGAAGATATTTATTTTAAATTATATCCTTTCTGTAGACATATTCATTCATCAATTGAATCTAGTTTGTATTTAAATAATATTATTAAAAAAGATTACACTGCTATTGATACTATTGATATTTATACTTATAAAACTGCATCTGAACATGATAATTATAATCCTATTAATGCTGAAGAATTAAGACAATCTCTTCCATATGCTGTAGCTATTGCAATAGTATGTGGTGAAGTAGGACTTACTAAAATTAATTTCCTTATTCAAGATGGCTTATTTAAGGATATTGGTGATGTTGAAGATGATAAGGTTCATGATATTAAAGTTATTGTAGATAAAATCCATATTCATGATAAAAAGGAATTTGATAATCTTGAAGCAGGGGCACGTCCAGCAAATGTTAAAATTAAATTAAATGAAGAGTATAGAGGAGGAGTATTTGAACATACTACTATTTTCCCTAAAGGAAATAAACGTAATCCTGTAAAACCAGGTGAAGTTATTGATAAGTTTAGAAAACTTAATCCAAGATATCCTATAAAAAAATTAAATGCAATTGATTATATTGAATCTTCTAAGATGAATGAGCTTTTAAATATGTTATTAAATTATGATTAA
- a CDS encoding metal-dependent hydrolase family protein: MDKLLIKNVIIIDSTYDEPLDTSILIEDGIIKDIGRNLSISDNTKILDGEGRFILPGFIDMHSHLMANGFHYEDNMRNPLSTYFYNGLQNAKDTIYAGVTTVRDCGLADIGFKNESNLFRFPMPKLFISVCPLCITRGHFDYTENSGHDMRISYPGMPRCIGDGKDNVLKMTRECFGARADFIKVMASGGILSANGFPQYPQFNIEELKTIVDEASSHGAKVAAHCHSISGMENCIAAGVSSIEHATFMDKKTAHKIKENNIVVVPTLIVHKELYKNPNDSYRVNRDNINKLRDVVKVHEENIKMAYEEGVTLLMGTDSGVIDHGLNLHELKCLCDMGMSEKEAIAAGTINAAKFLDADNKIGSIFKGKDADLILTDKNPLDNIEYLSNKDNIEMVIREGRIIKNQLN, from the coding sequence ATGGATAAACTTTTAATTAAAAATGTAATAATTATTGATTCAACTTATGATGAACCTTTAGATACATCTATATTAATTGAAGATGGTATAATAAAAGATATAGGTCGAAATCTTTCTATATCAGATAATACAAAAATTCTTGATGGTGAAGGTAGATTTATTCTTCCAGGATTTATTGATATGCATAGTCATTTAATGGCTAATGGTTTTCATTATGAAGATAATATGAGAAATCCATTATCAACTTATTTTTATAATGGACTTCAAAATGCTAAAGACACAATTTATGCAGGAGTTACTACAGTACGTGATTGTGGTTTAGCTGATATCGGGTTTAAAAATGAATCAAATTTATTTAGATTTCCAATGCCTAAATTATTTATTTCAGTATGTCCATTATGTATTACAAGAGGTCATTTTGATTACACTGAAAATTCTGGTCATGATATGAGAATATCTTATCCAGGAATGCCAAGATGTATTGGTGATGGTAAAGATAATGTTTTAAAAATGACACGTGAATGTTTTGGTGCTCGTGCAGACTTTATTAAAGTAATGGCTTCTGGAGGTATATTAAGTGCTAATGGTTTTCCTCAGTATCCACAATTTAATATTGAAGAATTAAAAACAATTGTTGATGAGGCTTCATCTCATGGAGCTAAAGTTGCTGCTCATTGTCATTCTATTTCAGGTATGGAAAATTGTATAGCTGCAGGTGTATCTTCAATTGAACATGCTACTTTTATGGATAAGAAAACTGCACATAAAATTAAAGAAAATAATATTGTAGTTGTTCCAACACTTATTGTACATAAAGAACTTTATAAAAATCCTAATGATTCTTATAGGGTAAATAGAGATAATATTAATAAATTAAGAGATGTTGTTAAAGTTCATGAAGAAAATATAAAGATGGCATATGAAGAAGGTGTAACTCTTCTTATGGGTACTGATTCTGGTGTAATAGATCATGGTTTAAATTTACATGAATTAAAATGTCTTTGTGATATGGGAATGAGTGAAAAAGAAGCAATTGCTGCAGGAACTATTAATGCTGCAAAATTTTTAGATGCAGATAATAAAATTGGTTCAATTTTTAAAGGTAAAGATGCTGATTTAATTTTAACTGATAAAAATCCTTTAGATAATATTGAATATTTATCTAATAAAGATAATATTGAAATGGTTATACGTGAAGGTAGAATTATTAAAAACCAATTGAATTAA
- a CDS encoding fumarate hydratase, which translates to MSLINDVKESIIKASTQYSKDRIDAFNRAIKTEENLGNDNAVWALKIMLENERIANLRKLPLCDDTGIPHILIEVGKNREIPKNFISNIKEGIKLGLKDLPGRPMAVKGKGLEKLDQSKGLYDDPSMMFSAPFSIDTFDNSRIDYTEDLEDEIHIHLLLLGGGPEIRSKTYRIFHKHDSNIVLNETISWLSDSLKMLGCTPSIPAIGIGRSHYEASHLMLKAMVHGNLNIQSETENYITNKLNELNIGPMGLKGHTTVLGCFLNIGPQRASGVRIVSARPSCFVEPRISTIKI; encoded by the coding sequence ATGTCACTTATAAATGATGTAAAAGAAAGTATTATCAAAGCTAGTACTCAATATAGTAAAGATAGGATTGATGCTTTTAATCGTGCTATTAAAACTGAAGAGAATTTAGGTAATGATAATGCTGTTTGGGCATTAAAAATAATGTTAGAAAATGAAAGAATTGCAAATTTAAGGAAACTTCCTTTATGTGATGATACTGGAATTCCACATATATTAATAGAAGTAGGTAAGAATCGTGAAATTCCTAAAAATTTTATATCAAATATTAAAGAAGGTATTAAATTAGGATTAAAAGACTTACCTGGAAGACCTATGGCAGTAAAAGGTAAAGGTTTAGAAAAATTAGATCAAAGTAAAGGTTTATATGATGATCCTTCTATGATGTTTTCTGCACCATTTTCAATAGATACTTTTGATAATTCAAGAATTGATTATACAGAAGATTTAGAAGATGAAATACATATACATCTTTTATTATTAGGTGGTGGTCCTGAAATAAGATCTAAAACATATAGAATATTTCATAAACATGATTCTAATATTGTACTTAATGAAACTATTTCTTGGCTTAGTGATTCTCTTAAAATGTTAGGTTGTACTCCTTCTATTCCTGCAATTGGTATTGGTAGGAGTCATTATGAAGCAAGTCATTTAATGTTGAAAGCAATGGTTCATGGAAACCTTAATATTCAATCTGAAACTGAAAATTATATTACTAATAAACTTAATGAATTAAATATTGGTCCTATGGGTCTTAAAGGTCATACGACTGTTTTAGGTTGTTTTTTAAATATAGGGCCACAAAGGGCAAGTGGTGTAAGAATAGTTTCTGCAAGACCTTCTTGTTTTGTAGAACCACGTATTTCTACAATTAAAATTTAA
- a CDS encoding citryl-CoA lyase gives MLVNENLGNDFKIPKHNLTTTISYIEPNKIITRGYNQQDLIENLTFSEMVYLLLKGELPTKKQGKLLNHVLVAFCDHGVTPPSTQTARLISSSGSPLNNAVAGGLLSFGKHHAGAIEKVMTLYQNAINDIKLSSDSDINNSLIANKALDIVIPKISNDEKIPGFGHRYHDKDPRARKLLELVIKEGNLGPHVKLAIAMEQLLIDKKGIYLNVDGVNGAILSDLGFNPKLGLGLFMIGRLPGLVAHSYEETMEEKEFRKFCNLDDITYVGFKDKKIND, from the coding sequence ATTTTGGTAAATGAAAACTTAGGGAATGATTTTAAAATTCCTAAACATAATCTTACAACTACAATTTCTTATATTGAACCTAATAAAATTATAACTAGAGGATATAACCAACAAGATTTAATAGAAAATTTAACTTTTAGTGAAATGGTTTATTTATTATTAAAAGGAGAATTACCTACTAAAAAACAAGGAAAACTTTTAAATCATGTTCTTGTAGCTTTTTGTGATCATGGTGTTACTCCTCCAAGTACACAAACTGCAAGACTTATCTCATCAAGTGGTTCTCCATTAAATAATGCTGTTGCAGGAGGTTTATTATCTTTTGGTAAACATCATGCAGGTGCAATTGAAAAAGTCATGACATTGTATCAAAATGCTATTAATGATATAAAATTAAGTTCTGATTCTGATATAAATAATTCTTTAATTGCTAATAAAGCATTAGATATTGTTATTCCTAAAATTTCAAATGATGAAAAAATTCCAGGTTTTGGACATCGTTATCATGATAAAGATCCTAGGGCTCGTAAACTTCTTGAACTTGTAATTAAGGAAGGTAATCTTGGACCTCATGTAAAATTAGCTATTGCAATGGAACAATTATTAATTGATAAAAAGGGAATTTATTTAAATGTAGATGGTGTAAATGGAGCAATACTTTCTGATTTAGGTTTCAATCCAAAATTAGGTCTTGGTCTATTTATGATTGGAAGACTTCCAGGTCTTGTTGCACATAGTTATGAAGAAACTATGGAAGAAAAAGAATTTAGGAAATTTTGTAATTTAGATGATATTACTTATGTTGGTTTTAAAGATAAAAAAATTAATGATTAG
- a CDS encoding peptidase translates to MDDTKNFLKTLGITSQDASYVSNKRFNDGGQYRLEIPGIQSIEALKTVIKTCKESDMFIHRVTQTKGIMLLSDDEIKQMVSLANSAEIELFLAVGPRAVYDTSATANTKEGARIAYRLRGFDNLVYAIEDVKRAVDFGVRGILLYDEGLLYVLSKMRDAGEIPKNTHFKLSAHAGVSNPASAKLFESIGLNSLNPVRDLQIPMLASIRSAIDIPLDVHTENPKSSGGFIRHYEVPQMIKSAGPIYLKTGGSVAKTHSWDTTEKDAIKRVKQVSLVNRVIDKYYPDAVISPQASKDLAFPEI, encoded by the coding sequence ATGGATGATACTAAAAATTTTTTAAAAACATTAGGAATTACAAGTCAGGATGCAAGTTATGTTTCTAATAAAAGATTTAATGATGGTGGTCAATATAGATTAGAGATTCCGGGAATACAATCTATTGAGGCATTAAAAACTGTTATTAAAACATGTAAAGAAAGTGATATGTTTATTCATAGAGTAACTCAAACTAAAGGTATAATGTTACTTTCTGATGATGAAATTAAACAAATGGTTAGTTTAGCAAATTCTGCTGAGATTGAGTTATTTCTTGCTGTAGGTCCAAGAGCAGTTTATGATACAAGTGCTACTGCAAATACAAAAGAAGGGGCTCGTATTGCTTATAGACTTAGAGGTTTTGATAATTTGGTTTATGCTATTGAAGATGTTAAAAGAGCAGTAGATTTTGGTGTACGTGGAATACTTTTATATGATGAAGGATTATTATATGTATTATCTAAAATGAGGGATGCTGGTGAGATTCCAAAAAATACTCATTTTAAATTATCTGCTCATGCAGGTGTTTCAAATCCAGCTAGTGCAAAACTTTTTGAAAGTATTGGACTTAATTCATTAAATCCAGTACGAGATTTACAAATTCCTATGTTAGCAAGTATACGTTCTGCTATAGATATTCCTTTAGATGTTCATACTGAAAATCCAAAATCTTCAGGTGGTTTTATTCGTCATTATGAAGTTCCACAAATGATTAAATCTGCAGGACCAATTTATCTTAAGACTGGAGGCTCTGTTGCTAAAACACATTCTTGGGATACTACAGAAAAAGATGCAATAAAAAGAGTAAAACAAGTAAGTCTTGTAAATAGGGTTATTGATAAATACTATCCGGATGCAGTGATTTCACCACAAGCATCTAAAGATTTAGCATTTCCTGAAATTTAA